One Mangrovimonas cancribranchiae DNA segment encodes these proteins:
- the tatA gene encoding twin-arginine translocase TatA/TatE family subunit — protein MISASIFLAIGPWQIALIVVVVLLLFGGKKIPELMRGLGSGIKEFKDASKDEDAPKEKE, from the coding sequence ATGATTTCAGCAAGTATATTTTTAGCAATAGGACCATGGCAAATAGCCTTAATTGTTGTAGTGGTTTTATTATTATTTGGCGGTAAGAAAATTCCAGAATTAATGCGCGGTTTAGGTAGTGGTATTAAGGAGTTTAAAGACGCCAGTAAAGATGAAGATGCTCCAAAAGAAAAAGAATAA
- a CDS encoding DUF4837 family protein — protein sequence MQKLFTLLMCCTLILSCNDNKKGEKRKILPESSGKINNLSVVIENDLWEGQVGEAIRETLASPVDGLPQDEPLFSMSQIPPSVFSGFVAQNRTVLKIETAKKAEVKIASNVFARPQRVVLVSGNSNEEIAKLIETNSKRIIQALKQTEIKEKQRRMALSLHKTKAIEENLGISIKFPSAYRIGVEEDGFFWLRKDITTGTTNIMIYELPYGTIKRNDSLAGNIIKLRDSIGKAHIPGPVDGSYMITEEAYAPFIFETTIDDKPALETKGLWDVKNAFMSGPFINYIIDDKANNRQLVLEGFAFAPSVEKREYMFELEAILKSIQFK from the coding sequence ATGCAAAAATTATTTACGTTATTAATGTGTTGCACATTAATTTTATCATGTAACGATAACAAGAAGGGTGAAAAAAGGAAGATATTACCAGAATCTTCAGGGAAGATAAATAACCTATCGGTTGTTATAGAGAACGATTTATGGGAAGGGCAAGTTGGAGAAGCCATTAGAGAAACATTAGCAAGTCCAGTAGATGGTTTACCTCAAGATGAGCCTCTATTTAGTATGAGTCAAATTCCACCATCAGTATTTTCTGGATTTGTAGCACAAAATAGAACCGTTTTAAAAATAGAAACAGCTAAAAAAGCTGAAGTAAAAATTGCATCGAATGTATTTGCAAGACCGCAAAGAGTTGTTCTTGTAAGTGGAAATTCTAATGAAGAAATAGCAAAACTAATAGAAACCAATAGCAAACGCATTATTCAAGCTTTAAAGCAGACTGAAATAAAAGAAAAGCAGCGTAGAATGGCTTTGTCTTTACATAAAACAAAAGCTATCGAGGAGAACTTAGGAATTTCAATAAAATTCCCCTCAGCCTATAGAATTGGTGTGGAAGAAGATGGGTTTTTCTGGCTTAGAAAAGATATAACCACAGGAACAACTAATATCATGATTTACGAGCTTCCATATGGAACTATAAAACGCAACGATAGTCTTGCTGGTAATATTATTAAATTAAGAGATTCTATTGGTAAAGCGCATATCCCAGGTCCGGTAGATGGTTCTTATATGATTACCGAAGAAGCTTATGCTCCTTTTATTTTTGAAACAACTATAGATGATAAACCTGCTTTAGAAACTAAAGGCCTTTGGGACGTTAAAAATGCCTTTATGTCGGGGCCGTTTATTAATTATATTATAGATGATAAAGCCAATAACAGGCAACTTGTGTTAGAAGGGTTTGCGTTTGCACCATCGGTAGAAAAACGCGAATATATGTTTGAATTGGAAGCCATACTTAAATCCATTCAATTTAAATAA
- a CDS encoding LysM peptidoglycan-binding domain-containing protein, producing MRLFSITFLCLIFCGTAYAQEPNVTQEKIDSTNVSTTTRVSDTISDGKTIPVTKISAEQDSLSFKTLKADHDLAMKLDEKWLDELYSNALFDTIYKTVSELEYKEVDYPELSTDTLKARLERLNARTPFNVEYNPSLESVIKNFLKRRRRSMETLMGLSHFYFPMFEKEFDNYNIPLEMKYLAIVESALKPRARSRVGATGLWQFMFATGKQYGLDVSSYVDERSDPIKSTKTAAVYLSKLYEIFGDWDLALAAYNSGPGNVSKAIRRSGGYQNYWNIRHNLPRETAGYVPAFLATMYIFEYAEEHGFKPEKPLFHHLETDTIRVKQMITLDQVSEATEVPVEELQFLNPSYKLDIIPLIEGKNYYLRLPRYAVGKFVTNETDIYALAKAEFDKREKPLPQFFNSDTKIRYRVKSGDYLGKIARKYGVRVSQIKRWNGLRSNNLRIGQRLTIYPRNPVAVNTAKPKATVNTKGKTTYKVQKGDSLWSISQKFPGISVQNIRDWNDISGNNLKPGMVLKVSKG from the coding sequence ATGCGCTTATTTAGCATCACGTTTTTATGTCTTATATTTTGTGGCACAGCCTATGCTCAAGAGCCTAATGTTACACAAGAAAAAATTGATTCGACAAACGTTTCAACCACCACTCGTGTTAGCGATACCATTTCGGATGGCAAGACAATTCCTGTTACCAAAATTTCTGCAGAACAAGATTCGTTAAGCTTTAAAACGCTTAAAGCAGATCACGATTTAGCAATGAAGCTAGACGAAAAATGGTTGGATGAATTGTACAGCAACGCTCTTTTTGACACCATTTACAAAACCGTTTCGGAGTTAGAATATAAAGAGGTAGATTATCCCGAGTTATCAACCGATACACTTAAGGCCAGATTAGAAAGGCTAAACGCTAGAACACCATTTAATGTAGAGTATAATCCGTCTTTGGAAAGTGTGATTAAAAACTTTTTAAAACGCAGAAGGCGTTCTATGGAGACCTTAATGGGATTAAGCCATTTCTATTTTCCTATGTTTGAAAAGGAGTTTGATAATTACAACATCCCGTTGGAGATGAAATACCTTGCTATTGTAGAATCGGCTTTAAAACCACGAGCACGATCTCGTGTTGGCGCCACGGGGTTGTGGCAGTTTATGTTTGCTACAGGGAAGCAATATGGCTTGGATGTAAGTAGTTATGTTGATGAACGTAGCGATCCTATAAAATCGACCAAAACAGCAGCCGTATATTTATCTAAATTGTACGAGATTTTTGGTGATTGGGATTTAGCTTTGGCAGCCTATAACTCTGGTCCTGGAAATGTATCAAAAGCGATTAGGCGATCTGGCGGGTATCAAAACTACTGGAACATTCGTCATAATTTACCGCGGGAAACGGCAGGTTATGTTCCTGCGTTTTTGGCGACGATGTATATTTTTGAATATGCCGAGGAGCACGGTTTTAAACCCGAAAAACCCTTGTTTCATCATTTAGAAACCGATACTATTCGCGTAAAGCAAATGATTACCTTAGACCAAGTTTCTGAAGCCACAGAGGTTCCCGTTGAAGAACTTCAGTTTTTAAATCCATCATACAAACTGGATATTATTCCGCTTATCGAAGGAAAGAATTATTATTTACGATTACCTAGATATGCTGTTGGCAAATTTGTAACTAACGAAACCGATATTTATGCTTTGGCAAAAGCCGAATTTGATAAACGCGAAAAACCCTTGCCACAATTTTTTAACTCTGATACCAAAATAAGATATCGTGTAAAAAGCGGTGATTATTTAGGAAAAATAGCCAGAAAGTATGGCGTTCGCGTAAGCCAAATTAAACGCTGGAATGGTTTGCGAAGCAATAACTTAAGAATAGGGCAGCGACTAACAATTTACCCTAGAAACCCAGTTGCAGTTAATACAGCTAAGCCTAAAGCAACAGTTAATACTAAAGGAAAAACGACTTATAAAGTGCAAAAAGGCGATTCGCTTTGGAGCATTTCGCAAAAGTTTCCTGGAATTTCTGTTCAAAATATTCGAGATTGGAACGATATTAGTGGGAATAATTTAAAACCAGGAATGGTATTAAAAGTTTCAAAAGGATAA
- a CDS encoding phosphoglycerate kinase, whose translation MKTINDFNFDNKTALIRVDFNVPLNDAFEVTDATRIVSAKPTIIKVLEDGGSCVLMSHLGRPKGVQDEFSLKHIVPKVSEIIGVEVKFVSDCVGEAAEEAVKNLQPGEILLLENLRFHDEEKSGDKAFAEQLSKLGDVYVNDAFGTAHRAHASTTVVAEFFPENKCFGSLLAKEIESIDKVMTSGEKPVLAVLGGAKVSSKITIIENILDKVDHLIIGGGMTFTFVKAQGGSVGDSICEDDKMELALDILKQAKEKGVQIHLPVDVVAANAFSNDADTQIMDVTKIPDGWQGLDAGPKSLELFKEVVLQCKTILWNGPLGVFEMETFSKGTIALGDFIAEATKNGAFSLVGGGDSVAAVKQFGFEDKVSYVSTGGGAMLESLEGKTLPGIAAIQQ comes from the coding sequence ATGAAAACAATAAACGACTTCAATTTTGACAATAAAACAGCCTTAATTCGCGTAGATTTTAACGTGCCTTTAAATGATGCGTTTGAAGTAACCGATGCCACTAGAATTGTTTCGGCAAAGCCAACCATTATTAAAGTTTTGGAAGATGGCGGAAGTTGTGTGCTAATGTCGCATTTAGGACGACCAAAAGGCGTACAAGACGAATTTTCGTTAAAACATATTGTACCTAAAGTTTCTGAAATTATTGGCGTTGAGGTAAAATTTGTTTCCGATTGCGTTGGTGAAGCAGCCGAAGAAGCAGTTAAAAACCTACAGCCAGGAGAAATTTTACTATTGGAGAACTTACGTTTTCACGATGAAGAAAAATCTGGCGATAAAGCATTTGCTGAGCAATTATCGAAACTTGGCGATGTTTATGTAAACGATGCTTTTGGAACAGCGCACAGAGCGCACGCCTCAACTACAGTTGTTGCCGAGTTTTTCCCAGAAAACAAATGTTTTGGAAGCTTATTGGCCAAAGAAATTGAAAGCATAGACAAAGTAATGACGTCTGGTGAAAAACCTGTTCTTGCTGTACTTGGTGGTGCAAAAGTGTCTTCAAAAATTACGATTATAGAAAATATTCTAGACAAAGTAGACCACTTGATTATTGGCGGCGGAATGACCTTTACTTTTGTAAAAGCGCAAGGTGGTAGTGTGGGCGATTCTATTTGCGAAGATGATAAAATGGAACTGGCCTTAGATATTTTAAAACAAGCCAAAGAAAAAGGTGTGCAAATTCACTTACCTGTTGATGTTGTGGCTGCCAATGCATTTAGCAACGATGCCGATACCCAAATTATGGATGTTACTAAAATCCCTGATGGCTGGCAAGGTTTGGATGCAGGTCCAAAGTCGTTAGAACTTTTTAAAGAAGTGGTTTTGCAATGTAAAACCATTTTATGGAATGGACCACTAGGTGTTTTTGAAATGGAAACCTTCTCTAAAGGGACTATTGCTCTTGGAGATTTTATTGCAGAAGCTACTAAAAACGGTGCGTTCTCCCTTGTTGGCGGTGGCGATTCGGTGGCCGCTGTTAAGCAATTTGGTTTCGAAGACAAGGTAAGCTACGTAAGTACAGGTGGTGGCGCTATGCTAGAAAGTCTAGAAGGGAAGACATTACCAGGCATTGCTGCCATTCAGCAATAA
- a CDS encoding DNA polymerase III subunit delta', which produces MLFSEVIGQEHIKKHLTTSADNGRISHAQLFVGPEGCGTLPMAIAYAQYILCKNADGENTGGNDACNLKFNNLSHPDLHFAFPVAANDKVKKHPVSSNFLEEWRELLNEQPYGNLFDWYKKLGIENKQGQMGVDEAQDIVKSLALKSYEGGYKVMIIWMAEKMNTAAANKLLKLIEEPPEKTIFILITEDEEQIINTILSRCQVLHFPPLAEEDIKNTLVKKFDIAEADATKIAHQANGNFNKACDLVYHDSEDIQFEEWFVFWVRSAFKAKGNKGAIHDLISWSETIAKTGRETQKQFLHFCLDYFRQALLLNYNAPNLVFVEPKTEGFKLEKFAPFVHGNNIMDISNELQDAIYHIERNANAKIVLTDLSIKLTRLLHKKAS; this is translated from the coding sequence ATGCTGTTTTCAGAAGTTATAGGACAAGAACATATAAAAAAACATTTAACTACAAGTGCCGACAATGGGCGGATTTCACACGCACAACTGTTTGTTGGGCCAGAAGGTTGTGGCACTTTACCAATGGCAATTGCCTATGCGCAATACATTTTATGCAAAAATGCTGATGGTGAAAACACCGGTGGAAATGATGCTTGCAACCTCAAGTTTAACAACCTTTCGCATCCCGATTTGCATTTTGCCTTTCCTGTTGCAGCCAACGATAAGGTTAAAAAACACCCGGTTTCGTCTAATTTTTTAGAAGAATGGCGTGAGTTACTAAATGAACAACCTTACGGCAACTTGTTTGATTGGTACAAAAAGTTGGGCATTGAAAACAAACAAGGTCAAATGGGTGTTGATGAAGCCCAGGATATTGTAAAGTCCTTAGCCTTAAAATCGTATGAAGGCGGTTATAAAGTGATGATTATCTGGATGGCCGAAAAAATGAATACCGCCGCTGCCAACAAGCTTTTAAAACTGATTGAAGAGCCGCCAGAAAAGACCATTTTTATTCTTATTACCGAAGACGAAGAGCAAATTATAAATACCATTTTATCGCGTTGCCAAGTCTTGCATTTTCCACCATTAGCCGAGGAAGACATTAAAAACACGCTAGTTAAAAAATTTGACATTGCCGAGGCCGATGCGACCAAAATTGCGCATCAAGCTAATGGTAATTTCAATAAAGCTTGCGATTTGGTATATCACGATTCTGAAGATATTCAATTTGAAGAATGGTTTGTGTTTTGGGTACGTTCGGCTTTTAAAGCCAAAGGTAATAAAGGTGCCATTCACGATTTAATTTCTTGGAGTGAAACCATCGCCAAAACAGGTCGTGAGACCCAAAAGCAGTTTTTACATTTTTGTTTGGATTACTTTAGACAAGCGCTGTTATTAAACTACAACGCTCCCAATCTCGTGTTTGTAGAACCCAAAACCGAAGGATTTAAACTGGAAAAATTTGCGCCTTTTGTTCACGGCAATAATATTATGGATATTAGCAACGAATTGCAAGATGCCATTTATCATATTGAGCGTAATGCCAACGCAAAAATCGTGCTTACCGATTTATCCATAAAACTAACCCGTTTATTACATAAAAAAGCCAGCTAA
- a CDS encoding DUF4249 domain-containing protein has product MTRYIIAILTFSLLLTSCEDVIDVDVPTAEPRLVIEASLDWEKGTTGNEQTIMLRMSTPYFETEENTMVTGAMVTVTNNDTGDIFSFTDQNDGTYTTTNFVPILNNTYSLEVIHNDETYEATETLMPVSDINNVTQSTEGGFDDELLELNLYFDDPANVENYYLIKYDVEGDMFPYLEDLSDEFVDGNEIHDFFEKDDDEDGEETPFEAGDVVNVSLYGISEQYYNFMRLLIEQYDSQGDPFSSNAAQVRGNCTNPTHPENYAFGYFRVTQVDKQTYTFQ; this is encoded by the coding sequence ATGACACGATATATCATAGCAATTTTAACATTTAGCCTTTTATTGACATCTTGCGAAGATGTCATTGATGTTGATGTGCCAACAGCAGAACCACGCTTGGTTATTGAAGCGTCTCTAGATTGGGAAAAAGGTACAACAGGAAACGAGCAAACCATTATGTTAAGGATGTCTACACCATATTTTGAGACCGAAGAAAACACAATGGTCACAGGCGCAATGGTTACGGTTACCAACAACGATACAGGCGATATATTTTCATTTACCGACCAAAATGACGGCACATATACCACAACCAATTTTGTGCCTATTTTAAACAATACGTATAGTTTGGAAGTCATTCATAACGACGAAACCTATGAAGCCACGGAAACTCTAATGCCGGTTTCCGATATAAATAATGTCACACAAAGTACCGAAGGTGGCTTTGATGATGAACTATTAGAACTTAATCTTTATTTTGATGATCCTGCCAATGTTGAAAATTACTATTTAATTAAGTATGATGTGGAAGGCGATATGTTTCCTTATCTGGAAGATTTATCAGATGAATTTGTAGATGGTAACGAGATACACGATTTCTTTGAAAAAGACGATGACGAAGACGGTGAGGAAACTCCTTTTGAAGCCGGCGATGTTGTAAACGTTAGTTTGTATGGTATTTCGGAGCAATACTACAATTTTATGCGTTTGTTAATCGAGCAATACGATAGCCAAGGCGATCCGTTTAGTTCCAATGCGGCGCAAGTAAGAGGAAATTGCACCAATCCAACACATCCAGAAAATTATGCTTTTGGGTACTTTAGAGTCACCCAAGTAGATAAACAAACGTATACGTTTCAATAA